The following proteins are encoded in a genomic region of Oncorhynchus gorbuscha isolate QuinsamMale2020 ecotype Even-year linkage group LG11, OgorEven_v1.0, whole genome shotgun sequence:
- the LOC124047801 gene encoding heat shock protein 30-like produces the protein MLCSRGFQSSLSPLMYFYWPVRSLWPEVRPLLSQQDLLQRNLLEIKSSLELMANLQQQIFEELDNVPSSLTIQPVSYKLDKDGEGFALTLDTKDFSPEELSVKQVGRKLKVSGKTEKKLDDGEGSYSYRCQEFRQEFDLPEKVNPETVTCSLAHDGKLHIQAPKNPLSGEEEVAERVVPINCSLDVETSQFLSKTEGSITDTQKKQENSVSHED, from the coding sequence ATGCTGTGTTCCCGAGGATTCCAGTCTTCCCTCAGCCCATTGATGTACTTCTACTGGCCTGTGCGCAGTCTATGGCCAGAGGTCCGACCTCTTCTCAGCCAGCAGGATCTACTGCAGAGAAACCTGCTAGAGATCAAGAGCAGTCTGGAGCTGATGGCAAATCTCCAGCAGCAGATCTTTGAAGAGTTGGACAATGTCCCATCCTCTTTGACAATCCAACCAGTCTCCTACAAGCTGGATAAAGATGGAGAGGGCTTTGCCCTGACACTGGACACTAAAGACTTTTCCCCAGAGGAGCTGTCTGTCAAGCAGGTGGGCAGGAAGCTGAAAGTCAGTGGGAAGACAGAGAAGAAGCTGGATGATGGGGAAGGCTCCTACTCTTACAGATGCCAAGAGTTCAGACAAGAGTTTGATCTGCCTGAAAAGGTGAATCCTGAGACAGTCACCTGCTCCCTGGCTCATGACGGGAAACTCCACATTCAGGCACCAAAGAATCCATTATCTGGTGAGGAGGAGGTGGCAGAGAGAGTGGTTCCCATCAACTGTAGCCTGGATGTGGAAACCTCACAATTCCTGTCAAAGACAGAGGGAAGCATCACCGACACACAGAAGAAACAAGAGAACAGCGTTTCACATGAGGACTGA
- the LOC124047800 gene encoding heat shock protein 30-like: MLCSRGFQSSLSPLMDFYWPVRSLWPEVRPLLSQRDLLQRNLLEIKSSLELMANLQQQIFEELDNVPSSLTIQPVSYKLDKDGEGFALTLDTKDFSPEELSVKQVGRKLKVSGKTEKKLDDGEGSYSYRCQEFRQEFDLPEKVNPETVTCSLAHDGKLHIQAPKNPLSGEEEVAERVVPINCSLDVETSQFLSKTEGSITDTQKKQENSVSHED, translated from the coding sequence ATGCTGTGTTCCCGAGGATTCCAGTCTTCCCTCAGCCCATTGATGGACTTCTACTGGCCTGTGCGCAGTCTATGGCCAGAGGTCCGACCTCTTCTCAGCCAGCGGGATCTACTGCAGAGAAACCTGCTAGAGATCAAGAGCAGTCTGGAGCTGATGGCAAATCTCCAGCAGCAGATCTTTGAAGAGTTGGACAATGTCCCATCCTCTTTGACAATCCAACCAGTCTCCTACAAGCTGGATAAAGATGGAGAGGGCTTTGCCCTGACACTGGACACTAAAGACTTTTCCCCAGAGGAGCTGTCTGTCAAGCAGGTGGGCAGGAAGCTGAAAGTCAGTGGGAAGACAGAGAAGAAGCTGGATGATGGGGAAGGCTCCTACTCTTACAGATGCCAAGAGTTCAGACAAGAGTTTGATCTGCCTGAAAAGGTGAATCCTGAGACAGTCACCTGCTCCCTGGCTCATGACGGGAAACTCCACATTCAGGCACCAAAGAATCCATTATCTGGTGAGGAGGAGGTGGCAGAGAGAGTGGTTCCCATCAACTGTAGCCTGGATGTGGAAACCTCACAATTCCTGTCAAAGACAGAGGGAAGCATCACCGACACACAGAAGAAACAAGAGAACAGCGTTTCACATGAGGACTGA